In one Candidatus Nealsonbacteria bacterium genomic region, the following are encoded:
- the murA gene encoding UDP-N-acetylglucosamine 1-carboxyvinyltransferase yields the protein MAKNFFLIKGGKPLRGEVKISGYKNSAGAVLAASLLSEKASVIDNLPHCLDVLNLIEILKEMGAKVEWMGPKKVKINPKNINPNKIPSGLFEKMRVSVLLIGPLLTRFKKFKVPHPSGDKIGLRPISAHLEALKSFGVKVKQGNEFYYFKAPKEIKGKNIVLKEFSVTATENILMLAAKAKGKTKIEIAACEPQIQDLGKFLEKMGVGIKGIGTHTIEVEGKNKLQGAEFSISPDPTEAGTFVIAFAITGGEGKIKNVNPEHLSFFLEKMKEIGVNLEIKKNKILVKKSKKISPSKIQILPYPGFPTDLQPETSVLLTQAKGKSLIHDPLYESRFNHLHELRKMGADIEITDPHRALVFGKTKLIGNKINAPDIRAGAALILASLIAKGQSLIENVYQIDRGYEKLDEKLRKLGAEIKRV from the coding sequence ATGGCTAAAAATTTCTTCTTAATTAAAGGCGGAAAGCCATTAAGAGGTGAAGTTAAAATTTCTGGATATAAAAATTCAGCCGGTGCTGTATTGGCAGCTTCTTTGCTTTCTGAAAAAGCTTCAGTAATAGACAATTTACCACATTGTTTGGATGTTCTAAACTTAATTGAAATTTTAAAAGAAATGGGGGCTAAGGTTGAATGGATGGGTCCAAAAAAGGTTAAAATAAATCCTAAAAATATCAACCCAAATAAAATCCCATCTGGGCTTTTTGAGAAAATGAGAGTTTCGGTTTTGTTAATTGGTCCCCTTTTGACAAGATTTAAAAAATTCAAGGTTCCCCATCCAAGCGGAGACAAAATTGGATTAAGACCAATTTCTGCCCACCTGGAAGCTTTAAAAAGTTTCGGAGTAAAAGTTAAGCAAGGAAATGAATTTTATTATTTTAAAGCCCCAAAAGAAATAAAGGGTAAGAATATCGTCTTAAAAGAGTTTTCAGTTACTGCTACAGAAAATATCCTGATGTTAGCTGCCAAAGCCAAGGGAAAAACCAAGATTGAAATTGCTGCCTGTGAACCACAGATTCAAGACTTAGGAAAATTTTTAGAAAAAATGGGGGTGGGCATTAAAGGGATTGGAACCCATACAATTGAAGTTGAAGGGAAAAATAAATTACAGGGAGCTGAATTTTCAATCTCTCCTGACCCTACAGAAGCTGGAACTTTTGTTATTGCTTTTGCAATAACAGGTGGAGAAGGAAAAATAAAAAATGTAAATCCAGAGCATTTATCTTTCTTTTTAGAAAAAATGAAAGAAATTGGAGTAAATCTCGAAATTAAGAAAAACAAAATTTTGGTCAAAAAATCAAAAAAAATATCACCAAGTAAAATTCAAATTCTTCCTTATCCTGGCTTTCCTACTGATTTACAACCTGAAACTTCGGTATTATTAACACAAGCTAAAGGAAAATCTTTAATTCATGACCCCTTATATGAGAGTCGTTTCAACCACCTTCACGAATTAAGAAAAATGGGGGCTGACATTGAAATTACGGATCCTCATAGAGCTTTAGTATTCGGGAAAACAAAACTAATTGGAAATAAAATAAACGCCCCGGATATCAGGGCGGGTGCGGCATTGATATTGGCGAGCTTAATCGCAAAAGGACAAAGTCTTATTGAGAATGTTTATCAGATTGACAGGGGTTATGAAAAACTTGATGAAAAACTACGAAAATTAGGAGCTGAAATTAAAAGGGTTTGA
- a CDS encoding tetratricopeptide repeat protein, producing the protein MEILKSAKELYNKGKWNEVINIIDTFFVSFEDNDIAEANRIKGWSYYYKGIKGPEEEKNINIQNAVNSFKIALSLLRKLLLSEKEKAKDTEVSAKNGLALSLWILGKKEEAKIESLKATEKFPQEPSIWNIRAILYRWAKDFEESVKICEKVYETAIKKKDFRTAGHGKHNRADALKELGKLGEAKKDYQEALKLYKKYEKESGESAKFHIDKVEEKISNL; encoded by the coding sequence AATAAGGGAAAATGGAATGAAGTAATTAATATCATTGATACATTTTTTGTAAGTTTTGAGGATAATGATATCGCAGAAGCCAACAGAATAAAAGGATGGAGTTACTATTATAAAGGAATAAAGGGGCCAGAAGAAGAGAAAAACATAAATATACAAAATGCAGTAAATAGTTTTAAGATAGCATTGTCACTTCTGAGAAAGTTGTTACTTTCAGAGAAAGAAAAAGCAAAAGATACAGAAGTCTCAGCAAAAAACGGGCTGGCATTATCTTTGTGGATTCTAGGAAAGAAAGAAGAAGCAAAAATAGAAAGTCTTAAAGCTACGGAAAAATTTCCCCAAGAACCTTCTATCTGGAATATAAGAGCCATTCTCTATCGGTGGGCAAAAGATTTCGAAGAAAGTGTAAAGATCTGCGAGAAAGTTTATGAGACGGCCATAAAGAAAAAAGATTTCCGAACAGCCGGTCACGGCAAGCACAATAGGGCCGATGCGCTGAAAGAACTTGGTAAATTAGGTGAAGCAAAGAAAGACTATCAAGAAGCTCTGAAACTTTATAAAAAATACGAGAAAGAAAGTGGCGAAAGTGCTAAATTTCACATAGATAAGGTTGAAGAAAAAATCTCCAACCTTTAA